TTTTATCATCTTCGGTATTCATTTCATCTTTAAAAGTTTTAATACCCTTCCCAAGACCCTTAGCAAGCTCTGGAATTTTTTTTGCTCCAAAAAGTAACACTACAATAAGTAGTATAATCAACCATTGAGTTCCACTTGGCATATGCATTTTAATCTCCTTT
The genomic region above belongs to Campylobacter peloridis LMG 23910 and contains:
- a CDS encoding twin-arginine translocase TatA/TatE family subunit, whose translation is MHMPSGTQWLIILLIVVLLFGAKKIPELAKGLGKGIKTFKDEMNTEDDKKIVQDDAQKIEKINEKDILAKENEEVKKA